A stretch of DNA from Candida dubliniensis CD36 chromosome 6, complete sequence:
AAAATCATATTCAAGATTTACCAGGTAAACATCAAATATCACCAGCAAAACCAATTCCTCCAGGATTATTAGATCCTTTGATTGAACAACATCCTGATATTATAAAACCATTAGATccagaattattaaataagGCATTAAAATTTGATCGTACTCCAATTAATGGGATACCAGGATTTAATAGTTCAGATTTGGCAATAAATGATCAACAAACATTAATGAGAGGTGATGATATGGGAGATGATGAACAtggaaagaaaattaaacgtaagaaaaaaatacagAATGGTGGTGATCCAAAAAGACAACATatataatttcatttatatttgattgCTTTATAGATAGAAGAAAAGTATACAAGTGGTTCAATCATTGAGAATTAtgcatatatatatatatatatatgcaTGTGTATTatatattcatttaaaatctatttttgattaattctCAACCTTTTGAGAGGAAATATGGATTTCTTTTCGAACATCTGATATTGACCGAATTCTTTCCCgttttttgataattttctttgatttccCCTTTTTAgctttcattttatttccCAATAACCTTCCCACATGACCCAATATCATTTTTGTTATCATACTTTGTAACATTTTGCTTATATCCCTATAAGACACAATCTCATTTGTAATATTGAATTCAGGAAGGTCTATTctaaaatcattaacatTAAGAATCCGTTTAAATCCTTTATTTAGCTTAAGGGTAACTTCCAATGAAATTGCATTGACATTCAATGATACTACTGAAAAATACTTTTTTGATCTTTCAAtcattttttcaacatcttCATTGTCATTGATTTCGTCATTGGAGCTTGCACTTCCACTTGCACTTGCACTTGAAGATGATTTTTTGCTCGATAACATAGTCAAACTTCTTTTCATGTTGCTACTTTGAGacatttcttcaaatttagGACCTTTGTTGATTCCCTCATTCTCAGTAATCAACCcataatcttcttcttccagATTATCTTTAATGTTATCTTTATTCTTTTCGTTACTGACAGCTATAATTTTGCTATCTTCCAAGTTCCCTGAATTAGAATAAGTAAtgaatttcattaatttgtCACCAGTTATTTCATCAAGTTTGATATTCAACGGCGCCGCATTAACAAATACATTctcaataatttttataCCACCAACAGACTTGTTCATTGTCCATgaaaattcaatcaaattttgtGAAGAATTTTCGTTTATTggtttaataaaatcagGGTATCTTGCCAGTTCAATAAGGTTGAACCCTCGCATTGTACCAATATGAAGTTTGTTAATGTTGGATCCACTTTCAAGTTCTTTCCGAGTATACATCCCTTGGGCCAAGGCAAGATCCATAATTGGGGTTCTATCATCCTCCAATATCTGTAATATAATTTCATCTGCTCTAATCAACCACGACATCAGTAAATTGTTTGAAGTATCAGAAGCAAAATCGCCTGTCAATAATGTTcgcaacaacaaataaatatcaCTAGCAATTTCTCCACGCTCAAGATTCACTTGTAAGTAATTATTAAGATCCTCATTGTTTAACTTGCCTTGTCGGAAACTGTAGTTatttaacaataatttcaacaatttatgATGTTGTTGCATTTTTGTTAATCTGCTAGTAATAGCACccaaatcttcaaaatcaatagaAAACTTCATCTTCTCGATTTTCTTGTGGATAACTTTACTCATAGGCTCGCTATAAAACAACAAGCTCACTATGATGACATACAAGGTAAAGTATTGGCTTGATGTAGATGTGATCACCACAGAGGGCATATCAATACCAAGCCTAAGAGGTGCTTGTTTTGCATTGTCACTATTGTCGTTTTCTTGCTCTTCCTGCTCCATATCTTGTGCATTTGCAGAAAGCTTACTTGACAAAATTTCACTTTCATAACACATTGTCATAACGGAAAGcttttcaatcaataaattgttgGCTCCAGCCCATTTGCCATTTTGGGTTATTTCTGTACCTAACCATGGTGGCCAATTCGATTTAGCACCATATGGATTACTTATACTCAACATATCAGGACACCCAACAATATCCTCTTTATTCAATACAAAAACATTGGCCTCTTTAAGTAAAATACCATATCTTgtttctaataatatttgatttgcGTTATTCTTGGAATCCATGATAGACAAAATTTTACCCTTAATAGATGGTGTAGAAATGAGCACAACTGAATCAGGGTAATCTTCACTTtgtaa
This window harbors:
- a CDS encoding subunit of the RNA polymerase II mediator complex, putative (Similar to S. cerevisiae ROX3;~spliced gene;~In S. cerevisiae: associates with core polymerase subunits to form the RNA polymerase II holoenzyme), with the protein product MTSIPNSTQSNDYYLINPEDIYKSPKPTPKDNLIKLYGLIPVTKSLTRTNPDGSKGVKLRKSYKNHIQDLPGKHQISPAKPIPPGLLDPLIEQHPDIIKPLDPELLNKALKFDRTPINGIPGFNSSDLAINDQQTLMRGDDMGDDEHGKKIKRKKKIQNGGDPKRQHI